Below is a genomic region from Streptomyces sp. RPA4-2.
ACCCCAAGAACTGGATCGGCGTCTACCCCGCCGACCGGCTGCCCGCCAGCGGCAGCAGCTCGCTCGTCTGGGCATACGTGCCCGGCGCGTCCGGGCAGACCACCCTCGACACCTCCGGCCTGAGCGGTGGGCCGTACATCGTGTATCTGCTGGCCAAGGACGGCTACGGCGTCCTCGCCAGGACGGAGCCGTTCAGCTTCACGGGCGCCCCCGTCGGCAACTCCGTCAAGCTGACGACGCCCGCCCCGCACGAGGGCGACAAGGTCTCCTTCCACTGGACGACGGACACACCCGACCCGAAGAACTGGATCGGGGTGTACGACGGCGACCGGCAGCCGGGTCAAGGCTCCTCCCTCGCCTGGGAGTACACCCCGGCCGCCACCGGTGACATCACCCTCGACACCTCCGGCCTGAGCGGCGGCCCGTACACCGCCTATCTGCTGGCCAAGGACGGCTACGGCATCCTCGCCGAGACCGCCGCGTTCAGCTTCGCCGTGCGCCCCGTGATCCCGCGCCCGCACGCGGTCGTGGACGCCGTCACCACCGAGCCGCAGACCGCGGGCAAGGACTTCGCGGTGAAGCTGGGCGGCCTGTGGATCAGGCCCGAGGGCAACGCCGCGGGAAGCGCGACCTTCAAGCGGGTCGGCGGCGACTCCTGGCTGTCGGTCGCCGCGGACGGCACGGTCAGCGGCCGGGCCCCGCGCACCGCGCCCCGCAGACCCGGCCGAGTGGTGGCCGCCGTCACCGACAGCGCCGTCGGCGGCGACACCGTCACCGTCCAGGTGCCCGTGCGCACCTCCCGGGAGCGGCTCCGCCTGAAGGTGGCCACGCTGAACCTCTGGGACGCCGGCACCCACGTCGACGGCTTCCTGGAGAAGCAGTTGCGGCTGGTCCTCACTCAGGGCCTGGACGTCGTGGCGCTCCAGGAATGCGGTGACAAGGCGGCCGAGGACCTCGCCGGGGCGCTCGGCCGCCACGTGTACCAGGCCGGCGGCCTCGGCATTGTGAGCCGCTACCCGCTCACTGA
It encodes:
- a CDS encoding endonuclease/exonuclease/phosphatase family protein, whose translation is MSSLSQAAASGSSIAIGSPTPPPRGTELAFTWATDAPDPKNWIGVYPADRLPASGSSSLVWAYVPGASGQTTLDTSGLSGGPYIVYLLAKDGYGVLARTEPFSFTGAPVGNSVKLTTPAPHEGDKVSFHWTTDTPDPKNWIGVYDGDRQPGQGSSLAWEYTPAATGDITLDTSGLSGGPYTAYLLAKDGYGILAETAAFSFAVRPVIPRPHAVVDAVTTEPQTAGKDFAVKLGGLWIRPEGNAAGSATFKRVGGDSWLSVAADGTVSGRAPRTAPRRPGRVVAAVTDSAVGGDTVTVQVPVRTSRERLRLKVATLNLWDAGTHVDGFLEKQLRLVLTQGLDVVALQECGDKAAEDLAGALGRHVYQAGGLGIVSRYPLTDVVAPTAALPAAAATLHLPGDRTVRLWTAQLDEADYGPYALSAGRTPAQVEAAEKETVRYRQAQALVAALRPELASHTPVVLAAGLASPSHHDWTSRTASAHGGAGRVRWPVTEALEKAGLVDAYRDAHTSPEKAPGITWSPVRPRREGGDGAEPQDRIDQIQYAGRLKVLEAHTLFTGWPRPVPDAAANGWPSDHAAVVVTFSLPARG